The Mycolicibacterium monacense genome contains the following window.
ACCAGGTCCTTGCCCTTGGCCGACGCGGTGACCGCCAGTTCGGCGACGTACTCCTTGTCGACGGTCAGCGGCGCTTCCTTGACGTGGGCGCTCATCCGGGTGCGCACCTGGCCGGGCCTGATGACCAGGACGTGAACCCCGTACTCGCGCAGCGCTTCTCCGAGGCCGAGGTAGAACCCGTCGAGCCCGGCCTTGGTGGAGCCGTAGACGAAGTTCGACCGCCGCACCCGCTCACCGGCCGCCGAGCTCATCGCGATGATCTGGCCGAAACCCTGTGCGCGCATCTGCTCGCCGAGCAGCACACCGACGGAAACGGCCGCGGTGTAGTTGATCTCGGCGATCTGCACGGCCTTGCGCTGGTTCTGCCACAGTTCCTCGGCGTCGCCGAGCAATCCGAACGCGACGATCGCCACGTCGATGTCGCGGGATCCGCCCGCCGACGCCTTGTCGATCACGTCCGGGTGGCTGGCGGTGTCGACCGCGTCGAAGTCGATCACCTCGACGGATTTCGCTCCCGCACGGCGCATCTGGGCGACGGCAGCGTCGCGGCCCGGATCATCGGGCAGCGCGGCGAGCACGATGCGGGCCGGCGCGTCGCGCAGGTAGCGCTCGCAGATCGCCAACCCGATCTCGGAGGTCCCGCCGAGCAACAGGATGGTCTGGGGGTTACCCACGGCGTCAAGCACCATTTAGAGCAGCTCCAAACGTCGGGCCATGTCGGAGGCGAACACCCCGTCGGGATCGACCCGGCGGCGCACGGCGATCCACTCGTCGATGCGCGGGTACATGGCGTGGAAGGTTTCGGCGGTGGTGCGGGAGTCCTTGGCGGTGTAGAGCCGGCCGCCGAACTGCAGCACCCGGTGGTCGAGTCCGCTGACGAACTCGCCCAACCCCGGTTTGATCGGGAAGTCGACGCAGACGTTCCATCCTGGGATCGGAAAGCTCAGCGGCGCTTTGTTTCCCGGGCCGAACAGTTTGAACACGTTGAGGAACGAGTAGTGCCCGGAACGCTGGATGTCGACGAGGATCGCCTTGAACTCGTCGACCGCCTCGGTGGGCACCACGAACTGGTACTGCAGGAATCCGTTGCTGCCGTAGGCGCGGTTCCACTCACCGAACATGTCGAGCGGGTGATAGAACTGCGTCAGGTTCTGGATCTTGCCTCGGTAGGTACCCGATTTGCGGTACCACAGTTCGCCGATCGGGCCGAACGTCCACTTGTTGGCCAACCCGTTGGGGAACACGTCGGGGAAGGTGAGCAGTTGCGGCGCATCGAAT
Protein-coding sequences here:
- a CDS encoding decaprenylphospho-beta-D-erythro-pentofuranosid-2-ulose 2-reductase yields the protein MVLDAVGNPQTILLLGGTSEIGLAICERYLRDAPARIVLAALPDDPGRDAAVAQMRRAGAKSVEVIDFDAVDTASHPDVIDKASAGGSRDIDVAIVAFGLLGDAEELWQNQRKAVQIAEINYTAAVSVGVLLGEQMRAQGFGQIIAMSSAAGERVRRSNFVYGSTKAGLDGFYLGLGEALREYGVHVLVIRPGQVRTRMSAHVKEAPLTVDKEYVAELAVTASAKGKDLVWAPGAFRYVMMVLRHIPRPIFRKLPI